A section of the Indicator indicator isolate 239-I01 chromosome 39, UM_Iind_1.1, whole genome shotgun sequence genome encodes:
- the MED1 gene encoding mediator of RNA polymerase II transcription subunit 1 has translation MKALPGSAEETEKLNKMNTLLERLHAKYNQNRPWTETMKLVRQVMEKRVVMNSGGHQHLVSCLETLQKALKVSSLPAMTDRLESIARQNGLGSHLSANGTECYITSDMFYVEVQLDPSGLLCDVKVAHHGENPVSCPELVQHLREKNFEEFSKHLRGLVNLYKLPGDNKLKTKMYLALQSLELDLSKMAGMYWQATNANPLDKILHGSVGYLTPRSGGLLMNLKYYVSPYDLFEDGTGTPLVLHENNVPRSLGMNVSVTVEGTLAMYKLPIAPLIMGSHPVDSKGTPSFSSITSANSVDLPACFFLKFPRPIPVSRAFIQKLQACTGIPLFDSPPTFVPLYELITQFELSKEADPAPLNHNMHFYAALPGQQHCYFLNKDAPLPDGRSLQGTLLSKIAFQHPGRVPLILNLIRHQVAYNTLIGSCVKRTVLKEDSPGILQFEVCPLSDSCFSVSFQHPVNDSLVCVVMDVQDSTHVNCKLYKGLSDALICTDDFIAKVVQRCMSIPVTMRAIRRKAETIQADTPALSLIAETVEDMVKKNLPPASSPGYGMTTGSNPLSGTTTPTSSFPGGPITTLFNMSMSMKERHDSVSHGEDFSKVSQNPILTSLLQITGNVGSTLGSSPTPPHHTPPPVSSPASNTKNHPMLMNLLKENPPQDFSTLYGSSPLERQNSSSGSPRMEVGPGGNKQKKKKSRLPADKPKHQTEDDFQRELFSMDVDSQNPIFDVNMTADTLDTPHITPAPSQCSTPPTTYPQPIPHPQPSIQRMVRLSSSDSIGADVTDILSDIAEEASKLPSTEDCPPIGTPVRDSSSSGHSQSALFDPDVFQPNAAENPYTDPADLIADAAGSPGSDSSNHFFPDGVDFNPDLLNSQSQSGFGEEYFDESSQSRDADDFKGYASQALTSLGVQVLGAEGGDNKFKGGPQSDTVDFSIIAAASKALGSSDIMEHHSGAQSPLLNTGDLGKEKAQKRVKEGNGSGSSMAGPGMDGKPGKRSRTPSSDGKSKEKLPKRKKQETDGKSPSHSSSNRPFTPPASTGGSKSPGSSGRSQTPPGVATPPIPKITIQIPKGTVTVGKPSSHGQYSSSGSVTSSSSKSHHSHSSSSSSSSSSSTSGKMKSSKSEGSSGSKMSSSLYSSQGGSSSGQSKSSAQSVGKPGSSPITKHGLSSGSGSTKMKPQGKPSSLMNPSMSKPNISPSHSRPSGGSEKLASPMKPVPGTPPSSKAKSPISSGSGGSHMSGTGSSSGMKSSSGMGSSGSMSQKPPPSSNSSTASSASFSSSGSSMSSSQNQHGSSKGKSPSRNKKPSLTAVIDKLKHGVVTSGPGGEDPMDGQMGPSSNSSSHTMSSKHNMSGGEFQAKREKSDKEKSKVSVSGGSGDSSKKASDSKSVGSTGVAKIIISKHDGGSPSIKAKVTLQKPGEGGGDSLRPQMASSKSYGSPLISGSTPKHERCSPSHSKSPAYTPQNVDSESESGSSIAEKSYQNSPSSDDGIRPLPEYSSEKHKKHKKEKKKVKDKEREREKDRDKKKSHGMKPESWSKSPISAEQSLSMSSSTMLAAERPSRASPEFLIGEEDDDLMDVALIGN, from the exons ATGAAGGCGCTACCGGGCAGTGCCGAGG AAACGGAGAAGCTGAATAAGATGAACACCCTTCTAGAGAGGCTTCATGCTAAGTACAACCAAAACAGGCCTTGGACAGAAACCATGAAGTTAGTCCGGCAAGTCATG GAAAAGAGAGTGGTGATGAACTCAGGGGGGCACCAGCACCTGGTGAGCTGCCTGGAGACTCTGCAGAAGGCACTGAAGG TGTCTTCTCTGCCTGCCATGACAGACCGCCTGGAGTCCATAGCCAGGCAGAATGG CCTGGGGTCTCACCTGAGTGCCAACGGCACCGAGTGCTACATCACCTCAGACATGTTCTATGTGGAAGTCCAGCTGGACCCCTCTGGGCTGCTGTGTGATGTCAAAGTGGCTCACCATGGAGAGAACCCTGTG AGCTGTCCAGAACTGGTGCAACATCTGAG agagaaaaactTTGAGGAGTTTTCAAAGCACCTAAGAGGCCTTGTGAACCTTTACAAGTTGCCAGGTGACAA caaACTCAAAACCAAGATGTATTTAGCTCTGCAGTCCCTGGAGCTGGATCTGTCCAAGATGGCAGGGATGTATTG GCAGGCCACCAATGCAAATCCCCTGGACAAGATCCTTCATGGCAGTGTTGGCTATCTGACCCCCAGGAGTGGAG gtcTGCTGATGAACCTCAAGTATTATGTCTCACCCTATGATCTGTTTGAGGATGGCACTGGAACCCCTCTTGTCCTGCATGAGAACAATG TCCCTCGCTCCTTGGGGATGAATGTGTCAGTGACAGTGGAGGGAACCCTGGCCATGTACAAGCTTCCAATTGCTCCACTGATCATGGGCTCTCACCCTGTGGACAGCAAAGG GACTCCATCCTTCTCCTCCATCACCAGTGCCAACAGTGTGGATCTGCCAGCCTGCTTCTTCCTCAAGTTCCCTCGTCCCATCCCCGTGTCCCGAGCCTTCATCCAGAAGCTCCAGGCCTGCACAG GTATCCCTCTGTTTGACAGCCCACCAACCTTTGTCCCCTTGTATGAGCTGATCACTCAGTTTGAACTCTCCAAGGAGGctgatcctgcccctctgaACCACAACATGCACTTCTATGCA GCTcttccagggcagcagcactgttACTTTCTGAACAAAGATGCTCCTCTCCCAGATGGAAGAAGCCTTCAAGGGACTCTGCTCAGTAAAATTGCCTTCCAGCACCCTGGGAGGGTTCCCCTCATCCTCAATTTGATCAGGCACCAGGTTGCCTACAACACCCTGATTGGCAGCTGTGTCAAGAGGACTGTTCTCAAGGAAG ATTCTCCTGGGATCCTGCAGTTTGAGGTCTGCCCTCTCTCTGActcctgtttcagtgtctccttCCAGCACCCTGTGAATGACTCCCTGGTCTGTG TGGTGATGGATGTGCAGGACTCCACCCACGTGAACTGTAAGCTGTACAAAGGGCTCTCAGATGCGCTGATCTGTACTGATGACTTCATTGCCAAAGTGGTTCAGAG GTGCATGTCCATTCCTGTCACCATGAGGGCAATCCGTAGGAAAGCAGAAACCATCCAAGCAGAcaccccagccctgtccctcaTTGCAGAGACGGTGGAAGACATGGTGAAGAAAAACCttcccccagccagcagcccaggctATGGCATGACCACGGGCAGCAACCCCCTGAGCggcaccaccacccccaccagcAGCTTCCCCGGGGGGCCGATCACCACTCTGTTCAACATGAGCATGAGCATGAAAGAGAGGCACGACTCAGTGAGCCACGGGGAGGACTTCAGCAAAGTCTCTCAGAACCCCATCCTCACCAGTCTGCTGCAGATCACAGGCAACGTTGGCTCTACCCTGGGCTCGAGCCCGACCCCtccccaccacacccccccGCCGGTGTCCTCCCCGGCGAGCAACACCAAGAACCACCCCATGCTCATGAACCTCCTGAAAGAGAACCCCCCTCAGGATTTCTCCACTCTCTATGGGAGCAGCCCTCTGGAAAGGCAGAACTCTTCCTCTGGCTCCCCCAGAATGGAGGTGGGACCTGGGGGgaacaagcagaagaaaaaaaaatcccggCTGCCCGCCGACAAACCCAAGCACCAGACTGAGGATGACTTCCAGAGGGAGCTCTTCTCCATGGATGTCGACTCCCAGAACCCCATTTTTGATGTCAACATGACGGCAGACACCCTGGACACCCCCCACATCACTCCAGCCCCCAGCCAGTGCAGCACTCCTCCCACCACCTACCCTCAGCCCATCCCTCACCCGCAGCCCAGCATCCAGAGGATGGTTCGGCTCTCGAGCTCGGACAGCATCGGGGCCGACGTCACCGACATCCTCTCCGATATAGCCGAGGAGGCTTCCAAGCTCCCCAGCACCGAGGATTGTCCACCCATTGGTACTCCAGTGAGAGACTCCTCCAGCTCAGGCCATTCCCAGAGTGCCCTCTTCGACCCTGACGTGTTCCAGCCCAACGCCGCTGAGAACCCTTACACCGACCCTGCCGACCTGATCGCCGACGCCGCCGGCAGCCCTGGCAGCGACTCCTCCAACCACTTCTTCCCCGACGGAGTCGACTTCAACCCCGACCTGCTCAACAGCCAGAGCCAGAGTGGCTTTGGGGAGGAGTACTTTGATGAGAGCAGTCAGAGCAGGGACGCTGATGACTTCAAAGGTTACGCGTCCCAGGCGCTGACCTCCTTGGGGGTGCAAGTTCTGGGGGCGGAGGGGGGGGACAATAAGTTCAAGGGGGGCCCCCAGTCTGACACGGTAGATTTTAGCATCATTGCAGCTGCCAGCAAGGCACTGGGGTCCTCTGACATCATGGAGCATCACAGTGGAGCTCAGAGCCCTTTACTCAACACAGGGGAtttggggaaggagaaggctcAGAAGAGGGTGAAGGAAGGGAACggctctgggagcagcatgGCAGGGCCGGGCATGGATGGGAAGCCAGGGAAGCGCAGCAGGACCCCATCCAGCGATGGTAAAAGTAAAGAGAAGCTTCCcaagaggaagaagcaggagaCAGATGGGAAATCCCCATCTCACAGCTCCTCCAACAGGCCCTTCACACCCCCAGCAAGCACCGGCGGCTCCAAGTCTCCTGGGAGCTCAGGCAGATCTCAGACTCCTCCCGGGGTAGCCACTCCTCCTATTCCCAAAATAACCATTCAGATCCCAAAGGGAACAGTGACTGTTGGCAAACCTTCTTCTCATGGccagtacagcagcagtggctccgtcacctcctccagcagcaaaaGCCATCACAGccattcttcctcctcctcctcttcttcctcctcttcgaCCTCAGgcaaaatgaaaagcagcaaatcAGAAGGGTCGTCAGGCTCGAAGATGAGCAGCAGCCTCTACTCGAGCCAAGGTGGCTCAAGTTCAGGGCAGTCCAAGAGCTCAGCACAGTCAGTGGGGAAGCCTGGATCCTCCCCCATCACCAAGCACGGCCTCAGCAGCGGCTCTGGAAGCACCAAGATGAAACCTCAAGGGAAGCCATCGTCACTTATGAACCCTTCCATGAGCAAACCAAACATCTCTCCCTCTCATTCCAGACCCTCAGGAGGTTCTGAGAAGCTTGCTTCCCCCATGAAACCTGTCCCAGGTACTCCCCCATCATCTAAAGCAAAGTCTCCCATCAGTTCAGGCTCTGGAGGCTCCCATATGTCTGGGACTGGATCGAGCTCCGGCATGAAATCCTCTTCGGGAATGGGCTCCTCTGGGTCTATGTcccagaagccacctccttcaTCAAACTCTTCGACAGCGTCTTCAGCTTCTTTCTCATCTAGTGGGTCTTCCATGTCTTCATCTCAAAACCAGCATGGAAGTTCCAAAGGGAAGTCTCCAAGCAGAAACAAGAAGCCATCTCTGACTGCAGTCATCGACAAGCTCAAGCACGGCGTCGTCACCAGCGGGCCCGGCGGAGAGGACCCCATGGATGGCCAGATGGGGCCAAGTTCCAATTCCTCAAGCCATACCATGTCCTCCAAGCACAATATGTCTGGAGGTGAGTTCCAGGCCAAGCGTGAGAAGAGTGACAAAGAGAAATCTAAGGTCTCAGTCTCGGGAGGGTCTGGGGACTCCTCCAAGAAGGCTTCAGACTCCAAAAGCGTCGGCAGCACCGGGGTGGCCAAAATCATCATCAGCAAACACGACGGCGGTTCCCCCAGCATTAAAGCCAAAGTAACGTTACAGAAGCCTGGGGAAGGAGGTGGGGACAGCCTAAGGCCTCAGATGGCTTCTTCCAAAAGCTATGGATCCCCTCTGATCAGTGGATCCACCCCAAAGCACGAGCGCTGCTCCCCCAGCCACAGCAAGTCCCCGGCCTACACCCCGCAGAACGTCGACAGCGAGAGCGAGTCAGGCTCCTCCATTGCAGAGAAGTCCTAccagaacagccccagctctgatGATGGCATCAGGCCCCTGCCCGAGTACAGCTCTGAAAAACAcaagaaacacaaaaaggagaagaaaaaagtaaaagacaAAGAGCGGGAGCGGGAGAAGGACAGAGACAAGAAGAAATCTCACGGCATGAAGCCCGAGAGCTGGTCCAAGTCCCCCATCTCTGCTGAGCAGTCTCTGTCcatgagcagcagcaccatgctggcagcagagagacCTTCCAGGGCCAGCCCTGAGTTCCTGATCGGGGAGGAAGATGATGACCTGATGGACGTTGCTCTGATTGGCAATTAA